The Chloroflexota bacterium genome window below encodes:
- a CDS encoding trypsin-like peptidase domain-containing protein: MDQVPGKRYGGSVAIIALLIATLIVTVVMAIPAIDGLPAQASTVSDVFVQQPPVRAGVSAAATRPADQTLPPDLAAALTLVEAQERVLTNIYETVLPSVVHIQVRQRIDRENLGGFAVPGLPFGGPDDPDTPGDDFFRGGEGSGFVWDDAGHIVTNNHVVENAVEVRVFFSNGFEAEAEVLGKDADADLAVISIDVDSDQLVPVVLGNSGNLRVGQLAVAIGNPFGLENTMTFGIISALGRTINSGRTPFSIPEVVQTDAPINPGNSGGPLLDRFGRVIGINTQIVSRSGSNSGIGFAVPIDIAKRIVPELIEDGDYEYSWLGITGQTLRSEVVEANDLSPDTRGALVVALAGGGPADQAGLVGSQNRQIEDALPYPVGGDVIVAIADQPVTGMDDLITYLASQTQPGDVVTLEVIRDGETISLDVELGARPGVMEVRNQFQDDGEK; this comes from the coding sequence ATGGATCAGGTTCCAGGAAAGCGTTATGGTGGTTCAGTTGCAATCATTGCTTTGCTGATCGCTACGTTGATTGTCACAGTTGTTATGGCGATTCCAGCAATTGACGGTCTGCCCGCGCAGGCCAGCACGGTGAGCGATGTTTTCGTTCAGCAACCTCCGGTCCGGGCAGGCGTCTCCGCTGCGGCAACACGACCCGCAGACCAGACTCTGCCACCCGATCTGGCAGCAGCGCTGACCTTGGTTGAAGCACAGGAACGAGTCCTGACAAATATCTATGAGACAGTCTTGCCTTCCGTGGTGCATATTCAGGTGCGACAGCGCATTGACAGGGAAAATCTGGGCGGGTTCGCTGTCCCAGGCTTGCCATTCGGTGGACCCGATGACCCGGACACTCCCGGCGATGATTTCTTTCGGGGTGGCGAGGGTTCCGGTTTCGTCTGGGATGATGCGGGCCATATCGTCACCAACAATCACGTAGTCGAAAATGCGGTCGAAGTTCGTGTCTTCTTTTCCAATGGGTTTGAGGCAGAAGCCGAGGTTCTTGGCAAGGATGCCGATGCCGACCTGGCTGTAATTTCCATTGACGTCGATTCCGATCAATTGGTGCCCGTGGTTCTTGGAAACAGCGGCAACCTTCGGGTTGGACAATTGGCAGTAGCTATTGGCAACCCCTTTGGCCTCGAAAACACCATGACATTTGGGATCATCAGCGCACTGGGCCGAACGATCAACAGTGGCCGGACACCCTTTTCGATCCCGGAGGTGGTTCAGACCGATGCGCCTATCAATCCGGGCAACTCGGGTGGACCTCTGCTGGATCGATTTGGTCGGGTCATCGGTATCAACACCCAGATCGTGAGCCGAAGTGGCAGCAATTCAGGCATCGGGTTTGCCGTGCCGATAGACATTGCTAAAAGGATCGTGCCTGAGTTGATCGAGGATGGCGACTACGAGTATTCCTGGCTGGGGATCACCGGTCAGACCTTGCGATCAGAGGTCGTCGAGGCCAACGACCTTTCCCCGGACACTCGAGGCGCTCTGGTCGTAGCGCTTGCTGGTGGCGGCCCGGCAGACCAGGCTGGTCTCGTTGGCAGCCAGAACAGGCAAATCGAGGATGCATTGCCCTATCCAGTGGGTGGAGATGTGATCGTTGCGATTGCAGATCAGCCGGTCACGGGAATGGATGATCTGATCACCTACCTGGCCAGCCAGACCCAACCGGGCGACGTGGTGACGCTGGAGGTGATCAGGGATGGAGAGACCATCTCGCTGGACGTGGAGCTGGGAGCTCGTCCCGGTGTCATGGAAGTTCGAAACCAGTTTCAGGATGACGGCGAGAAATAG